Proteins from a single region of Stutzerimonas stutzeri:
- a CDS encoding oxidative damage protection protein — protein MTRTVNCRKYNEELPGLERPPFPGQKGEDIYNNISKQAWDDWQKHQTMLINERRLNMMNAEDRKFLQGEMDKFFSGEDYAKAEGYVPPSE, from the coding sequence ATGACCCGCACCGTGAACTGCCGCAAGTACAACGAAGAACTCCCCGGCCTCGAGCGCCCGCCGTTTCCAGGCCAGAAAGGCGAAGACATCTACAACAACATTTCCAAGCAGGCCTGGGACGACTGGCAGAAGCACCAGACCATGCTGATCAACGAGCGCCGGCTGAACATGATGAACGCCGAGGACCGCAAGTTCCTTCAGGGCGAGATGGACAAGTTCTTCTCCGGCGAGGATTACGCCAAGGCCGAAGGCTACGTGCCGCCGAGCGAATGA
- the panM gene encoding aspartate 1-decarboxylase autocleavage activator PanM, whose product MPVYVESVTHPSPQDLTDLAKIYADAPEWLLTPYASAEALIAAALADGSLIAGRFNDRLLGAALLQRGDDAWRLSHLCVRKLTRKRGVGRRLLEETQRQASEAGKPLRLAAPTGHLEASALAARTHLPLDSL is encoded by the coding sequence ATGCCCGTCTACGTCGAATCCGTCACCCACCCCAGCCCGCAGGATTTAACCGATCTGGCGAAAATCTACGCCGACGCCCCCGAATGGCTGCTGACTCCCTATGCTAGCGCCGAAGCGCTGATCGCGGCGGCGCTGGCCGATGGCAGCCTGATCGCCGGGCGCTTCAATGACCGCCTGCTCGGCGCCGCCCTGCTGCAGCGCGGCGACGATGCGTGGCGCCTGTCACACCTGTGCGTACGCAAGCTCACCCGCAAGCGCGGCGTCGGCCGCCGGCTGCTGGAGGAGACCCAGCGTCAGGCCAGTGAAGCCGGCAAGCCGTTGCGCCTGGCGGCTCCGACTGGGCACCTGGAAGCCAGCGCCCTGGCCGCGCGTACACATCTGCCGCTGGATTCGCTCTAG
- a CDS encoding thermonuclease family protein, which translates to MLRYLLAVLLVTAFPVCAESINCRVIGIADGNTFSCRIAEGKRLRVRLAEIDTPELKQPYGSQARQALSSYIFGKDVALAIMGRDDLGRTLARVKVGNVDVNSEMVRTGTAWAYRDHLKDRKLLDLEAVAREFKRGIWSLQKSEQQPPWEWRKEMRGR; encoded by the coding sequence ATGCTGCGCTATCTACTTGCCGTCCTGCTCGTTACCGCCTTCCCCGTCTGTGCCGAATCGATCAACTGCCGGGTGATCGGTATCGCGGATGGCAACACCTTCAGCTGCCGTATCGCCGAAGGCAAACGACTGAGGGTCCGGCTGGCCGAGATCGACACTCCAGAGCTCAAGCAGCCTTACGGCAGTCAAGCTCGACAAGCACTCTCCAGCTATATCTTCGGCAAGGACGTCGCACTCGCAATCATGGGCCGCGACGACCTTGGACGGACGCTTGCGCGGGTCAAGGTCGGTAATGTCGACGTCAACTCAGAGATGGTCAGGACTGGGACCGCTTGGGCGTACCGCGACCACTTGAAGGACCGCAAGCTGCTCGACCTGGAAGCCGTCGCACGCGAATTCAAACGCGGCATATGGTCGTTGCAGAAATCCGAACAGCAGCCCCCATGGGAATGGCGCAAGGAAATGCGTGGCCGCTAG
- a CDS encoding helix-turn-helix domain-containing protein — protein sequence MTDTKKADQQASPKKTPGHSTSTEAQRARLLARLKAGPIDTITARRELNILMPAARIKELREAGYPIETQRITLIDDHGRNHSGIALYYLRTNPEAGRAAA from the coding sequence ATGACCGACACAAAAAAGGCCGACCAACAGGCCAGCCCCAAGAAAACGCCCGGCCATAGTACCAGCACCGAAGCGCAGCGCGCCCGCTTGCTCGCCAGGCTGAAGGCTGGCCCCATCGACACGATCACGGCGCGTCGAGAGCTAAACATTCTGATGCCAGCCGCACGCATCAAGGAGCTGCGCGAAGCGGGCTACCCTATCGAAACCCAGCGCATCACCTTGATTGACGACCACGGACGCAACCACAGCGGCATTGCCCTGTACTACCTGCGAACCAACCCCGAAGCAGGGAGGGCCGCCGCATGA
- a CDS encoding tyrosine-type recombinase/integrase, which translates to MPRKATPLTDSAIKVAKPKDSPYKLTDGQGLYLEVTPNGSKLWRLKYRFDGKEKRLALGAYPAVSLQQARQRRTDARELLAQGADPSAEKKAAKQAQRADGVTFETLAREWYAYNAPRWAESTAYKARLYMENDLIPVIGARPVKAITRPELVELVRKVEARGTLNAAGKIRQWLHQIFRFGLASGVVEANPATDLDVVAAPPKATRHHPHVAFAELPELLGKIESTTLNTLTRCAIRLLVLTAVRPGELRQAPWSEFDLDGATWTIPKARMKARRPHVVPLPRQAVAILRQLKEITGDYPLVFAGQQNPDRPMSENTINKALRLMGYEGRQTGHGFRHLLSTELNGRGYNRDWIERQLAHGDNDEIRDTYNHATYLEQRREMMQAWADSIDALCAGANVVSIKRKA; encoded by the coding sequence ATGCCACGGAAAGCCACACCGCTGACGGACAGCGCGATCAAGGTAGCCAAGCCCAAGGACAGCCCCTACAAGCTGACGGACGGCCAAGGGCTATATCTGGAGGTCACGCCCAACGGCTCGAAGCTGTGGCGCCTCAAGTACCGTTTCGATGGCAAGGAAAAGCGGCTGGCCTTGGGCGCTTACCCTGCCGTGTCGCTACAGCAAGCCCGCCAGAGGCGCACAGACGCACGCGAGCTGCTAGCCCAAGGGGCTGACCCCAGCGCAGAGAAAAAAGCCGCCAAACAAGCGCAACGGGCCGATGGTGTGACATTCGAGACACTGGCGCGGGAGTGGTACGCCTACAACGCGCCACGCTGGGCCGAGAGCACCGCCTACAAGGCGCGGCTGTACATGGAAAACGACCTGATCCCCGTCATCGGTGCGCGCCCGGTTAAAGCCATCACCCGCCCGGAGCTGGTCGAGCTGGTGCGCAAGGTCGAAGCGCGCGGCACCCTGAACGCCGCTGGCAAGATTCGCCAATGGCTACACCAGATATTCCGCTTCGGTCTGGCTAGTGGCGTAGTCGAAGCCAACCCGGCCACCGATCTGGACGTGGTAGCCGCACCGCCAAAAGCCACCCGCCACCATCCGCACGTTGCCTTTGCCGAACTGCCCGAGCTTCTGGGCAAGATCGAATCGACCACGCTCAACACCCTGACCCGCTGCGCCATCCGCTTGCTGGTGCTGACTGCCGTTCGCCCTGGTGAGCTGCGCCAAGCGCCCTGGTCGGAGTTCGATCTGGACGGCGCGACCTGGACCATTCCAAAAGCGCGCATGAAAGCCCGCCGCCCGCATGTGGTGCCCTTGCCCCGCCAAGCCGTCGCCATCCTGCGCCAGCTCAAGGAAATCACGGGCGATTACCCGCTAGTGTTTGCAGGCCAGCAAAACCCCGACCGGCCAATGTCTGAAAACACGATTAACAAGGCGCTGCGCCTGATGGGTTACGAAGGGCGCCAGACCGGCCACGGCTTCCGCCATTTGCTGAGCACCGAACTCAACGGGCGCGGCTATAACCGCGACTGGATCGAACGCCAGCTAGCCCACGGCGACAACGACGAAATCCGCGACACCTACAACCACGCCACCTACCTGGAGCAGCGCCGGGAGATGATGCAAGCCTGGGCCGATTCGATAGACGCGCTATGCGCTGGCGCCAACGTGGTGAGCATCAAGCGCAAGGCTTAA
- the mutY gene encoding A/G-specific adenine glycosylase, with the protein MSPEQFGAAVLDWFDRHGRKDLPWQQNITPYRVWVSEIMLQQTQVSTVLGYFDRFMDALPSVEALAAAEEDEVLHLWTGLGYYSRARNLHKTAKLIVAEYDGVFPADVDQLAELPGIGRSTAGAIASISLGLRAPILDGNVKRVLARYVAQDGYPGEPKVARQLWEVAERFTPQQRVNHYTQAMMDLGATLCTRSRPSCLLCPLKDGCRAHLLGRETEFPVPKPRKALPQKRTLMPLLANRDGAILLYRRPSTGLWGGLWSLPELDDLAALDPLAERHALQLEERRELPGLTHTFSHFQLAIEPWLIRVKSAPDAVAEADWLWYNLATPPRLGLAAPVKTLLKRAAAELNAGETT; encoded by the coding sequence ATGAGTCCCGAGCAGTTCGGCGCGGCGGTCCTCGACTGGTTCGACCGCCACGGCCGCAAGGATCTGCCCTGGCAGCAGAACATCACGCCGTACCGCGTGTGGGTGTCCGAAATCATGCTGCAGCAGACCCAGGTCAGCACCGTGCTCGGCTACTTCGACCGCTTCATGGACGCGCTGCCCAGTGTCGAGGCACTCGCCGCCGCCGAGGAAGATGAAGTCCTGCACCTGTGGACCGGCCTCGGTTACTACAGCCGTGCACGCAATCTGCACAAGACCGCGAAACTCATTGTCGCGGAGTATGACGGCGTGTTTCCTGCGGATGTCGACCAGCTCGCCGAACTACCTGGCATTGGCCGCTCCACGGCCGGCGCCATAGCCAGCATCAGCCTGGGCCTGCGGGCGCCGATCCTCGACGGCAACGTCAAGCGCGTGCTGGCCCGCTACGTCGCCCAGGACGGTTATCCCGGCGAGCCGAAAGTGGCCCGCCAGCTGTGGGAGGTAGCCGAGCGCTTCACCCCGCAGCAGCGGGTCAACCATTACACCCAGGCGATGATGGATCTCGGTGCCACGCTGTGCACCCGTAGCCGCCCGAGCTGCCTGCTCTGCCCGCTCAAGGACGGCTGCCGCGCCCACCTGCTCGGGCGCGAAACCGAATTCCCGGTGCCCAAACCGCGCAAGGCGCTGCCGCAAAAACGCACACTGATGCCGCTGCTGGCCAATCGCGACGGCGCTATCCTGCTCTACCGCCGTCCGTCGACGGGACTGTGGGGTGGGCTTTGGAGCCTGCCGGAGCTGGACGACCTCGCAGCTCTCGACCCTTTGGCCGAGCGGCATGCCCTGCAGCTCGAGGAGCGCCGCGAGCTGCCAGGCCTAACCCACACATTCAGCCATTTCCAATTGGCTATCGAGCCCTGGCTGATCAGGGTCAAGTCCGCGCCCGACGCCGTGGCCGAGGCCGACTGGCTCTGGTATAACCTCGCCACCCCGCCGCGCCTCGGCCTTGCCGCGCCAGTAAAGACACTGCTCAAGCGCGCCGCCGCTGAATTGAATGCAGGAGAAACCACATGA
- a CDS encoding AsmA family protein, with translation MKSLGKILGLVFLGLLLILVAAGFALTHLFDPNDYKDEIRDLARSKAGLELDIKGDIGWSLFPWLGLELHETTLASAQTPEQPFADLRMLGLSVRVMPLLSREVQMSDIKVNGLNLTLSRDEQGRGNWEGVGQPAKQAEQPAPTAEASEPQTEPDAAPASRSKPLTLDIDSLTVSDARVTYHDAKTGQQYSAESIELTTGAIREGSPIPVKLNAFFGSNKPVMRARTELQGALRFDNQLKRYQFEDMRLSGEASGEPLQGQTLTFSAQGQLLVDLAAQIAEWNSLKFTANQLRGLGELKARDLDKEPKISGALTVAQFNLREFLQGTGQKLPAMADGATLSKAELVSRLSGTPNSIALEELTLKLDDSTFTGRIAISDFARQALRVDLKGDRLNLDRYLAPPSKEQAAEAARKSEVKSTQASAIGSGTTPLPNAPTQQAWSEASVLPLDQLRKLDTEVNLAIGSLTAMKIPLDGFNLKARTRNGLLTLQEVRGGLYGGRLDGSASLDVRPPQPLLTVQHRFNGVPVERLLESQGEEVVVKGLLNLDADLRTQGNSEKAWIDNLNGKVGFIIDNGVLVDANLEQQLCRAIATLNRKPLASDPRSKDTPFRELKGNLTLRNGVASNPDLKASIPGLTVNGNGDVDLRVLGMDYRVGIVIEGDKGAMPDPACQVNERYVGIEWPLRCRGPLELGAKACRFDNDALGKVAARLAGEKLNEKIEEKLGDKVSPELKDALKGLFNR, from the coding sequence ATGAAATCGCTCGGCAAAATCCTGGGTCTGGTCTTTCTCGGGCTGTTGCTGATCCTGGTGGCGGCAGGCTTCGCCCTGACGCACCTATTCGATCCCAACGACTACAAGGACGAAATCCGCGACCTGGCACGCAGCAAGGCCGGCCTCGAACTGGACATCAAAGGTGACATCGGCTGGAGCCTGTTCCCCTGGCTCGGCCTGGAACTGCACGAGACCACCCTGGCCAGCGCGCAGACGCCCGAGCAGCCGTTCGCCGACCTGCGCATGCTCGGCCTCTCGGTGCGGGTGATGCCGCTGCTGAGCCGCGAAGTACAGATGAGCGATATCAAGGTGAACGGCCTCAACCTGACCCTGAGTCGCGACGAGCAGGGCCGCGGCAACTGGGAAGGCGTCGGCCAGCCGGCCAAGCAGGCAGAACAACCGGCGCCAACCGCCGAGGCTAGCGAACCACAGACCGAACCGGATGCAGCTCCCGCTTCGCGCAGCAAGCCATTGACCCTGGACATCGACAGCCTGACCGTCAGCGACGCACGGGTCACCTACCACGACGCCAAGACCGGCCAGCAGTACAGCGCCGAAAGCATCGAGCTGACCACCGGCGCGATCCGCGAAGGCAGCCCGATCCCGGTGAAGCTCAACGCTTTCTTCGGCAGCAACAAGCCGGTGATGCGCGCGCGCACCGAACTGCAGGGCGCGCTGCGTTTCGACAACCAGCTCAAGCGCTACCAGTTCGAAGACATGCGCCTGTCCGGCGAGGCTTCCGGCGAGCCGCTGCAAGGCCAGACACTGACCTTCAGCGCCCAGGGCCAGTTGCTGGTCGATCTCGCCGCGCAGATCGCCGAATGGAACAGCCTGAAGTTCACTGCCAACCAGCTGCGCGGCCTGGGCGAGCTGAAGGCACGCGACCTGGACAAGGAACCGAAGATCAGCGGCGCATTGACGGTCGCGCAGTTCAACCTGCGCGAGTTTCTCCAGGGCACCGGCCAGAAACTGCCGGCAATGGCCGATGGCGCTACGCTGAGCAAGGCCGAACTGGTCAGCCGTCTGAGTGGCACGCCAAACAGCATCGCGCTGGAAGAGCTGACCCTGAAGCTAGACGACAGCACCTTCACCGGCCGCATTGCCATCAGCGACTTCGCCCGCCAGGCGCTGCGCGTTGACCTCAAGGGCGATCGTCTCAACCTCGACCGCTACCTAGCGCCACCAAGCAAGGAACAAGCGGCCGAGGCAGCGCGCAAGAGCGAGGTCAAGAGCACCCAGGCCAGCGCAATCGGCAGCGGCACCACACCACTGCCGAACGCGCCGACCCAGCAGGCCTGGAGCGAAGCTTCGGTGTTGCCGCTGGATCAGCTGCGCAAGCTCGACACCGAGGTCAACCTGGCCATCGGCAGCCTGACCGCAATGAAAATCCCGCTGGACGGCTTCAACCTCAAGGCTCGTACCCGCAACGGCCTGCTGACCCTGCAGGAAGTGCGCGGCGGGCTGTATGGCGGTCGCCTGGATGGCTCTGCCAGCCTCGACGTGCGCCCACCCCAACCACTATTGACGGTGCAGCACCGCTTCAACGGCGTGCCAGTCGAGCGTCTTCTGGAAAGCCAGGGCGAAGAAGTGGTGGTCAAGGGCCTGTTGAATCTGGATGCCGACCTGCGTACCCAGGGCAACAGTGAAAAGGCCTGGATCGACAACCTCAACGGCAAGGTCGGCTTCATCATCGACAACGGTGTGCTGGTCGATGCCAACCTGGAGCAGCAGCTGTGCCGAGCCATTGCGACGCTCAATCGCAAGCCGCTCGCCAGCGACCCACGCAGCAAGGACACGCCGTTCCGCGAACTCAAGGGCAATCTGACCCTGCGCAACGGCGTCGCCAGCAACCCCGACCTCAAGGCCAGCATTCCTGGCCTGACCGTCAACGGCAACGGCGATGTCGACCTGCGCGTGCTGGGCATGGACTACCGCGTCGGTATCGTCATCGAAGGCGACAAGGGCGCCATGCCGGACCCGGCCTGCCAGGTCAACGAGCGCTACGTCGGCATCGAATGGCCGCTGCGCTGCCGCGGCCCACTGGAGCTGGGCGCCAAAGCCTGCCGCTTCGACAACGACGCCCTGGGCAAGGTCGCAGCGCGGCTGGCCGGTGAAAAGCTCAACGAGAAGATTGAGGAGAAGCTCGGCGACAAGGTCAGCCCGGAGCTCAAGGACGCACTCAAGGGCCTGTTCAACCGATGA
- a CDS encoding NYN domain-containing protein, with translation MRTACFVDGYNLFYGLLAGTPYKWLNLPTLLSHIVQVQDPSSNVVSISYFTSGVKPDLATRGIASKEAQDTYIRALKAKGVDVFFGRHRLEPGRAPRFITKDTPASRTDQVDVWLLEEKETDVHIAISMYRLAAKQASLPIDERIDQLVLVSADTDMTPALRALREDFPQMRLGVILPHREGIKRNPPGSLHEFSHWMRRHVSIKELETHQFPDRVPTRKAPARKPDYW, from the coding sequence GTGCGAACAGCCTGCTTTGTCGATGGCTACAACCTATTTTATGGGTTGCTAGCGGGCACCCCATACAAGTGGCTTAACCTACCTACACTGCTTTCGCACATCGTTCAGGTGCAAGATCCAAGCAGTAACGTGGTTTCTATTAGCTACTTCACCTCTGGTGTGAAGCCGGACCTTGCCACTCGTGGCATTGCCTCCAAAGAAGCCCAAGATACTTACATCAGAGCTTTGAAAGCGAAGGGTGTTGACGTTTTTTTCGGGCGTCATCGGCTGGAACCAGGTCGGGCACCCCGGTTTATCACAAAGGACACTCCAGCATCGCGCACGGACCAGGTGGATGTGTGGTTACTTGAGGAGAAAGAAACCGACGTTCATATCGCAATCAGCATGTATCGGCTTGCAGCCAAGCAAGCCAGCTTGCCGATCGATGAACGCATTGACCAGTTGGTATTGGTTTCGGCGGACACCGATATGACGCCTGCGCTTCGCGCTCTGCGTGAAGACTTCCCACAGATGCGGCTGGGCGTGATTCTTCCTCACCGCGAAGGTATCAAGCGGAACCCGCCTGGTTCGCTTCACGAGTTCTCACACTGGATGCGCCGACACGTCAGTATCAAGGAACTGGAAACACACCAGTTCCCTGATCGAGTGCCCACCCGCAAGGCACCGGCCCGGAAGCCTGATTATTGGTAG
- a CDS encoding substrate-binding periplasmic protein yields MHRNLSILLLWLLSTAATASSVQWRFVTEDFPPFTYPADASVSNTAGVGAAGPFVEVVSAICARLQYQCTITLYPWQRAFRLAEQGQVDGIFTLARSPQREQIFHISRMLVTSRYSVFAQADSSFVFNQPTDMAGRLVGVYGPSGTSYVLSERLKSVPDVRLHLTTDNRRLLRMLQSGRFGVDGLAVLNQDVAWHLIEEERLSGVREAGEMGPISYGIGLSRRTVSTAQFEAFEQALDAAIADGTVPAILRRHQLEAAY; encoded by the coding sequence ATGCACAGGAATCTCTCGATTCTGCTGTTATGGCTGTTGTCGACCGCTGCCACGGCCAGCAGCGTGCAGTGGCGCTTCGTAACCGAAGACTTCCCTCCTTTCACCTATCCTGCTGACGCCTCAGTCAGCAACACAGCGGGCGTTGGCGCGGCGGGCCCGTTTGTGGAAGTGGTGAGCGCGATCTGCGCGCGTTTGCAGTACCAATGCACGATCACCCTGTATCCCTGGCAACGAGCATTCCGCCTCGCCGAGCAGGGCCAGGTGGATGGCATCTTCACCTTGGCACGCTCACCGCAGCGCGAGCAGATATTCCACATCAGCCGGATGCTGGTCACTTCCCGCTACAGCGTGTTCGCCCAGGCCGACAGCAGCTTCGTCTTCAATCAGCCCACCGATATGGCTGGCCGTCTGGTTGGCGTTTACGGCCCTTCCGGAACCTCTTACGTACTGTCCGAACGCCTCAAGTCGGTACCTGACGTACGCCTGCACCTGACTACCGACAATCGCCGGCTCTTGCGCATGCTGCAGTCCGGACGCTTCGGCGTGGACGGCCTGGCGGTGCTCAATCAGGATGTCGCCTGGCACCTGATCGAGGAAGAGCGCCTCTCCGGAGTGCGCGAGGCCGGCGAGATGGGCCCGATCAGCTATGGCATTGGCCTTTCGCGCAGGACAGTGAGCACGGCGCAGTTCGAAGCGTTCGAGCAGGCGCTGGACGCGGCAATTGCCGATGGCACGGTGCCGGCGATTCTGCGCCGGCACCAACTCGAAGCCGCGTACTGA
- a CDS encoding toprim domain-containing protein produces the protein MTIQNGARAPRGSACLEKAELAFRDALQATFGPLDWLPIADGTIHRFRVPDDKPGTLNGWYVLHLDGIASGAFGSWKAGGSNTWSSRKPADPMEAELIRQRVEQARHQREAEQHQRQQTAAIEAQRLWSTSAPADPHHPYLIAKGCQPHGLRQRGDVLLVPLYLGRVLVNLQRIAADGGKRFLSGGRVKGCYSPIGTLEPDQPLYICEGWATGATIHEHNGAAVACAMNAGNLLEVGRQLQRHYPNSRLIIAGDDDRQTEAEGKGNPGRAAAAQAAAMLGCGLVLPPIPADAPLELSDFNDLANWRAAQ, from the coding sequence ATGACTATTCAAAACGGCGCCCGTGCGCCGAGGGGATCGGCTTGCCTGGAGAAAGCCGAACTGGCCTTCCGCGATGCCCTGCAAGCCACGTTCGGGCCGCTGGATTGGCTACCTATAGCAGACGGCACCATTCACCGCTTCCGCGTGCCAGACGACAAGCCCGGCACACTCAACGGCTGGTACGTCCTACACCTGGACGGCATTGCATCGGGTGCGTTCGGCAGCTGGAAGGCGGGAGGTTCTAACACCTGGAGCAGCCGCAAGCCCGCCGACCCGATGGAAGCCGAATTGATCCGCCAGCGCGTCGAGCAGGCGCGGCACCAGCGCGAGGCGGAGCAGCACCAGCGACAGCAGACGGCAGCCATCGAAGCGCAACGGCTGTGGAGCACCAGCGCCCCGGCCGATCCGCATCACCCTTACCTGATCGCCAAGGGCTGCCAGCCGCACGGCCTGCGCCAGCGCGGCGACGTTCTGCTGGTGCCGCTCTACCTTGGGCGCGTTCTGGTCAACCTGCAACGCATCGCAGCGGACGGCGGCAAACGCTTTCTGTCCGGGGGCAGGGTGAAGGGCTGCTATTCACCCATCGGCACGCTGGAGCCAGACCAGCCGCTGTACATCTGCGAAGGCTGGGCAACCGGCGCAACCATCCACGAGCACAACGGCGCCGCCGTGGCCTGCGCCATGAATGCGGGCAATCTGCTGGAGGTCGGGCGCCAGTTACAGCGGCACTACCCGAATAGCCGACTGATTATCGCGGGTGACGACGACCGCCAGACCGAAGCCGAGGGCAAGGGGAACCCCGGACGCGCCGCAGCCGCCCAAGCCGCCGCCATGCTGGGCTGTGGGCTGGTGCTGCCACCCATTCCCGCTGATGCCCCGCTGGAGCTTTCGGACTTCAACGATCTAGCCAACTGGAGGGCCGCACAATGA
- a CDS encoding helix-turn-helix transcriptional regulator, protein MAMQTTPTATPRRFIKLAKVKDYTSLSTSEIYRRIAAGTFPAQVTLGPKSVAWIESEILQWCDSLAAQRGEAA, encoded by the coding sequence ATGGCAATGCAAACCACCCCGACCGCAACACCCCGCCGCTTCATCAAGCTGGCCAAGGTGAAGGACTACACCAGCCTTTCCACATCCGAAATTTACCGGCGCATTGCTGCCGGAACCTTCCCGGCTCAAGTCACCCTTGGGCCGAAGTCGGTGGCCTGGATCGAATCGGAAATTTTGCAATGGTGCGATTCGCTCGCCGCTCAACGCGGGGAGGCTGCATAA
- a CDS encoding DUF927 domain-containing protein, with protein MSAAIVTPIVPEAVAPAIERPCYRVYEHAITLDGVKLRPGVWYHGQSLDKQSGEYLPFDEWLCGPLHVEAVTRNEGQDGDYGRLLRFRNADRRELTWAMPNELLAGKPDSILSVLLGMGLDVDYQRRAKVCQYIAAQYPKDRVIAATSTGWHTRELFIMPRQNIGKGKAIFQSEAANGDDYRQGGTLEGWQDSIGAKCEGNPLLVLSVCASLAGPLLYHVQRQGGGFHIVGDSSTGKSSAILAGASVWGHGEDFKRTWRATGNGLEGIASQRNDTLLALDEIGEADPREIGAVVYAMANGTGKARATRNGSARAAKRWRVMLFSSGELGLSALMAEGGKRSRAGQEIRLLDIPARRAFGAWDNLHGMTGGREFSDAIQRASVTHYGHAGPQFIRKLLELGEQDDLPALLAQLCNQYPSTSGQESRAAERFALVAMAGELAISFGILPLPNGAARDAMLGLFEVWRAGRGQGPSEDRQILRAIADFIARHGDTRFSSADDPEGEARDRAGYWEDSPTGRLYLFNRPGLEEAAKGYDLGRVVLALESVGAIAKRDTGKHQALKRLPDGSRQRLYFIDPAKLEPET; from the coding sequence ATGAGCGCAGCCATCGTCACCCCGATTGTGCCGGAAGCCGTCGCACCAGCCATCGAGCGCCCCTGTTACCGGGTGTATGAACACGCCATCACACTGGACGGCGTGAAGCTGCGCCCCGGCGTCTGGTATCACGGGCAAAGCCTGGACAAGCAAAGCGGCGAGTATCTGCCGTTCGATGAATGGCTGTGCGGGCCTTTGCATGTCGAAGCCGTCACCCGCAACGAAGGCCAGGACGGCGATTACGGGCGCCTGCTGCGATTCCGCAACGCCGACCGCCGCGAACTGACCTGGGCAATGCCCAACGAGCTATTGGCGGGCAAGCCCGATTCGATCCTGTCCGTTCTGCTGGGCATGGGCCTGGATGTGGACTACCAGCGCCGCGCCAAGGTCTGCCAGTACATCGCCGCGCAATACCCAAAGGACCGCGTGATAGCGGCCACGTCTACCGGCTGGCACACCCGCGAACTTTTCATCATGCCGCGCCAGAACATCGGCAAGGGCAAAGCGATATTCCAGAGCGAGGCCGCCAACGGTGACGACTACCGCCAAGGCGGAACGCTGGAAGGCTGGCAAGACAGCATCGGCGCCAAGTGCGAGGGCAACCCGTTGCTGGTGCTGAGCGTCTGTGCATCGCTTGCCGGGCCGCTGCTGTACCACGTCCAACGGCAAGGCGGGGGCTTTCACATCGTCGGTGATTCCAGCACGGGCAAGAGTTCCGCCATTCTGGCCGGGGCATCGGTATGGGGGCACGGTGAGGACTTCAAGCGCACTTGGCGCGCTACTGGCAACGGGCTGGAAGGCATCGCCAGCCAACGCAATGACACGCTGCTGGCGCTGGATGAGATAGGCGAAGCCGACCCACGGGAGATAGGCGCCGTGGTCTACGCAATGGCGAACGGCACCGGCAAGGCCAGAGCCACCCGCAACGGCTCGGCACGGGCTGCGAAGCGCTGGCGCGTCATGCTGTTTTCATCTGGCGAGCTGGGGCTATCGGCGCTGATGGCCGAAGGCGGCAAGCGTAGCCGGGCCGGGCAGGAGATCCGCCTGCTGGATATACCCGCCCGCCGCGCCTTCGGCGCCTGGGACAACTTGCACGGCATGACCGGGGGCCGGGAGTTCTCCGACGCGATCCAGCGCGCCAGCGTGACGCACTACGGGCACGCGGGGCCGCAGTTTATCCGCAAGCTGCTGGAGCTTGGCGAGCAGGACGACTTACCCGCGCTGCTGGCGCAACTCTGCAACCAGTACCCGAGCACCAGCGGGCAGGAAAGCCGCGCTGCCGAACGCTTCGCCCTGGTGGCTATGGCGGGGGAACTGGCTATCAGCTTTGGCATTCTCCCCCTGCCGAATGGCGCAGCCCGCGACGCAATGTTGGGGCTGTTTGAGGTATGGCGAGCAGGCCGGGGGCAAGGTCCAAGCGAGGATCGGCAGATATTGCGCGCCATCGCTGACTTCATCGCCCGCCACGGCGACACCCGGTTTTCATCCGCCGATGACCCCGAAGGCGAAGCCAGGGACCGCGCCGGGTATTGGGAGGACAGCCCGACCGGGCGCCTGTACCTATTCAACCGCCCCGGCCTGGAGGAAGCCGCCAAAGGTTACGACCTGGGGCGCGTGGTGCTGGCACTGGAGTCGGTCGGAGCAATTGCCAAGCGTGACACCGGCAAGCATCAAGCGCTAAAGCGGCTGCCAGACGGAAGCCGACAACGGCTGTACTTCATAGACCCGGCCAAGCTGGAGCCGGAAACCTGA